The following are from one region of the Plutella xylostella chromosome 21, ilPluXylo3.1, whole genome shotgun sequence genome:
- the LOC119693184 gene encoding ejaculatory bulb-specific protein 3 has protein sequence MQFSITHLLVLSALVAVCWAQAKETKPRVSESALEEALNDKRYIQRQLKCALGEAPCDPTGKRLKTLAPLVLRGACPQCTPQETKQIQRTLSYVQRNFPQEWAKIVRQYAG, from the exons TTCTCAATAACCCACCTGTTGGTGTTGAGCGCGCTGGTGGCGGTCTGCTGGGCGCAGGCCAAGGAGACCAAGCCGCGCGTGTCGGAGTCAGCCCTAGAAGAGGCACTGAACGACAAGCGCTACATCCAGAGACAGCTCAAGTGCGCGCTCGGAGAGGCGCCCTGTGACCCCACGGGGAAACGGCTGAAGA CCTTGGCCCCGCTGGTCCTCAGAGGCGCCTGTCCCCAGTGCACCCCTCAGGAGACCAAACAGATCCAAAGAACCCTGTCCTACGTCCAACGGAACTTCCCCCAGGAGTGGGCCAAGATAGTGCGACAGTACGCGGGTTAA